One Gadus morhua chromosome 13, gadMor3.0, whole genome shotgun sequence genomic window carries:
- the LOC115556946 gene encoding galanin receptor type 2-like — MLYNATVPGPPGNASDPWDGHWERVLVPVLDALVLVLGLWGHTLVMVVLCGQRRRRGGLAPGAGSSRATGPLSGTDVLLVALSAADLLLLAVLPFHSAAMALRYWPFGAPLCRLVGFVGAACASASSYTLAALAVSRYLTVVRPALAHRLLSARRVALTAALLWAPACALAGPQLAFRSVGAPGRADGQACLVVLPYGGQVAYGLSFFLLSFLLPLATIAAAYLRVFLFLWRRRRRGRAPQVERYQSRVTQTSALLVLAFTLCWLPSYGLTLALLVGQDAVATGASPRYGPFMVFARLTATSSTVANPVLYVLMSRKFRQELLGLMCRRGRGGRGAVSVATVS; from the coding sequence ATGCTGTACAACGCCACGGTCCCGGGACCACCCGGGAACGCCAGCGACCCCTGGGACGGCCACTGGGAACGGGTCCTGGTCCCGGTGCTGGAcgccctggtcctggtcctggggcTGTGGGGCCACACCCTGGTGATGGTGGTCCTATGCGGGCAGCGGCGGAGACGGGGGGGGTTGGCCCCGGGGGCGGGCTCCTCCCGGGCCACGGGGCCCCTCTCGGGGACCGACGTCCTGCTGGTGGCGCTCAGCGCGGCCGACCTGCTCCTGCTGGCCGTGCTGCCCTTCCACTCGGCCGCCATGGCCCTGCGCTACTGGCCCTTCGGGGCCCCGCTGTGCCGGCTGGTGGGCTTCGTGGGGGCCGCCTGCGCCTCCGCCAGCTCCTACACGCTGGCCGCGCTGGCCGTGAGCCGCTACCTGACGGTGGTGCGGCCCGCCCTGGCCCACCGGCTGCTCTCCGCCCGCCGGGTGGCGCTGACCGCCGCCCTGCTCTGGGCGCCGGCCTGCGCCCTGGCGGGCCCCCAGCTGGCCTTCCGCTCCGTGGGGGCCCCGGGGCGCGCCGACGGCCAGGCCTGCCTCGTCGTGCTGCCCTACGGCGGGCAGGTGGCGTACGGGCTGAGCTTCTTCCTGCTGTCCTTCCTGCTGCCGCTGGCCACCATCGCCGCGGCGTACCTGCGCGTCTTCCTGTTcctgtggcggcggcggcggcgggggcgggcccCGCAGGTGGAGCGCTACCAGAGCCGGGTGACCCAGACCTCGGCCCTGCTGGTGCTGGCCTTCACGCTGTGCTGGCTGCCGTCCTACGGCCTGACGCTGGCGCTGCTGGTGGGGCAGGACGCCGTGGCGACCGGGGCCTCGCCGCGCTACGGGCCCTTCATGGTGTTCGCCCGCCTGAcggccacctcctccaccgtggCCAACCCCGTCCTCTACGTGCTCATGTCCCGCAAGTTCAGGCAGGAGCTCCTGGGGCTGATGTGCCGGAGAGGCCGCGGAGGCAGGGGGGCCGTCTCCGTGGCGACGGTGTCCTAG